A single Sporosarcina sp. FSL W8-0480 DNA region contains:
- a CDS encoding nuclease-related domain-containing protein, which produces MLLFLNFFKKKENKKEDKSKTVSRIPSKPKKANQRVTAERIGELGEYKINIQLDQLPKEYYYLSDLLVKNPKAKSGYSQIDHVVLTPYGIFAIETKNYQGTIYGGKERKTWLVNGKFKMMNPFVQNYGHIQALKSFIDEKYHDLFISMVSFTKRCTFKVDLDYRKIASNELIVYDVELSEFIHRKVSVLKIHHKEPLLTESDIITIFNAFSTANITDPIAREDHNRLLGTHVSVKKTDTSFSCSVCNKPVSNKVKEYCLSNDKFKGNIYCYEHQKMVQK; this is translated from the coding sequence ATGTTATTATTTCTAAACTTTTTTAAAAAGAAAGAGAATAAGAAAGAGGACAAATCAAAAACAGTTAGTAGGATCCCATCAAAACCCAAAAAGGCGAATCAACGGGTTACTGCAGAGAGAATAGGTGAATTAGGAGAGTACAAAATTAATATTCAACTTGATCAGCTACCAAAGGAATATTACTACCTAAGCGATCTCCTCGTTAAAAATCCCAAAGCCAAGTCAGGTTATTCACAAATTGACCATGTGGTATTAACTCCATACGGTATCTTTGCCATTGAAACTAAAAACTATCAGGGGACCATCTATGGAGGGAAGGAGCGCAAAACATGGTTGGTTAATGGAAAGTTCAAAATGATGAACCCATTTGTGCAAAACTATGGGCATATACAAGCATTAAAATCATTTATTGATGAGAAATACCATGATTTATTTATCTCCATGGTATCTTTTACAAAACGCTGCACATTTAAAGTCGACTTAGATTACCGTAAAATAGCATCTAACGAACTTATTGTGTATGACGTCGAGTTATCAGAGTTTATCCATCGGAAAGTGTCGGTTTTGAAAATTCATCATAAAGAACCTTTGCTCACTGAAAGTGACATCATAACAATTTTCAACGCCTTTTCAACAGCAAATATTACTGACCCAATAGCGAGAGAGGATCATAACCGTTTATTAGGAACGCATGTTTCAGTAAAGAAAACCGACACGAGTTTTAGTTGTTCAGTTTGTAATAAACCTGTTTCTAATAAAGTTAAAGAGTATTGTTTATCAAACGATAAATTTAAAGGTAACATCTATTGTTATGAACATCAGAAGATGGTTCAAAAATAG